The window GTACTAAGTTATTAATTATTTCTGGTTTAATTTTGAGTACTGTACTCTTACTTAAACCTGTGCTTAAAGATATATTACATATCTTAATAGAAAAATTTAAAAATAAAAATAAACAAAATAATAATAATGATGATGGGGGTCAGATATGATTCTTAATAAAGAATCTTTAAACGCATCTT of the Borrelia hispanica CRI genome contains:
- a CDS encoding BlyA family holin, translated to MNDIDTNNLIQLLLDIDGTKLLIISGLILSTVLLLKPVLKDILHILIEKFKNKNKQNNNNDDGGQI